A region of Saccopteryx leptura isolate mSacLep1 chromosome X, mSacLep1_pri_phased_curated, whole genome shotgun sequence DNA encodes the following proteins:
- the ARMCX1 gene encoding armadillo repeat-containing X-linked protein 1: MGRTREAGCVAAGVVIGAGACYCVYRLTWGRDDSEKVWDYDDDNEDEESSDITEIEVETEKRANTGVEARARLQGDSKAKAEVDVELKSGPVGKEEAHPGAQRDGGLEAKAKALFSTLKEQASAKAGKGTRLGIISGTRTLASSLPCPGGRGGSCHPTRSGTRSGNRVSGKSKGRARTKSTRTPATAWPVRRGKFNFPYKIDDILGATDLQKVLNILERTNDPFIQEVALVTLGNNAAYSFNQNAIRELGGLPIIAKMIKTKDPIIREKAYNALNNLSVNAENQGKIKAYISQVCDDTMICRLDSAVQMAGLRLLTNMTVTNHYQHLLSYSFPDFFALLFLGNYFTKIQIMKLIINFTENPAMTQELVSCKVPSELISLFNKEWDREILLNILTLFENINDNIKNEGLAYSRKEFSRSSLFFLFKESGVCVKKIKALASHSDLVVKVKVLKVLTKL; the protein is encoded by the coding sequence ATGGGTCGTACTCGGGAAGCTGGCTGTGTGGCTGCTGGTGTGGTGATTGGAGCTGGCGCTTGCTACTGCGTATATAGATTGACTTGGGGGAGAGATGACAGCGAGAAAGTCTGGGACTACGACGATGACAACGAAGATGAGGAATCGAGTGATATTACAGAGATTGAGGTGGAGACTGAGAAAAGAGCTAATACTGGGGTAGAGGCCAGAGCTAGACTTCAGGGTGACTCAAAGGCCAAGGCTGAGGTGGATGTGGAACTCAAGAGTGGCCCAGTGGGAAAGGAGGAAGCTCACCCAGGGGCTCAGAGAGATGGTGGCCTAGAGGCCAAAGCCAAGGCACTTTTCAGCACCCTGAAGGAACAGGCAAGTGCAAAGGCAGGCAAAGGGACTAGGTTGGGTATCATCTCTGGGACCAGGACACTTGCATCGAGTTTACCCTGCCCAGGAGGCAGGGGTGGAAGTTGCCACCCCACCAGGAGTGGGACTAGGTCTGGGAACAGGGTAAGTGGAAAGTCCAAGGGAAGGGCTCGAACTAAGAGCACTAGGACTCCAGCTACAGCATGGCCTGTTCGCAGGGGCAAGTTCAACTTTCCTTATAAAATTGACGATATTCTAGGTGCTACAGACCTTCAAAAGGTCCTTAACATCCTGGAAAGAACAAATGATCCTTTTATTCAAGAAGTAGCCTTGGTCACTCTCGGTAACAATGCAGCATACTCATTTAACCAAAATGCCATTCGTGAATTGGGTGGTCTCCCAATTATTGCAAAAATGATAAAAACGAAAGACCCTATTATTAGAGAAAAGGCTTACAACGCCCTTAATAACTTGAGTGTGAATGCTGAAAATCAGGGCAAGATTAAGGCATATATCAGTCAAGTGTGTGATGACACCATGATTTGTCGCTTGGACTCAGCTGTGCAGATGGCTGGACTAAGACTGTTAACCAACATGACTGTAACTAATCATTATCAACACTTACTTTCCTATTCTTTTCCAGacttttttgctttattattcCTGGGAAATTACTTCACCAAGATTCAGATTATGAAactaattataaattttactgaAAATCCAGCCATGACACAAGAGCTGGTCAGTTGTAAAGTACCATCAGAATTGATTTCCCTCTTTAATAAAGAATGGGACAGAGAGATTCTTCTCAATATTTTAACCCTGTTTGAGAATATAAATGACAACATAAAAAATGAAGGGCTTGCATACTCAAGAAAAGAGTTCAGCAGAAGTTCACTTTTCTTCTTATTCAAAGAATCTGGGGTATGTGTTAAGAAAATCAAAGCATTAGCAAGTCACAGTGATCTGGTGGTGAAAGTAAAAGTTCTAAAAGTATTGACCAAACTTTAA